The proteins below are encoded in one region of Polypterus senegalus isolate Bchr_013 chromosome 2, ASM1683550v1, whole genome shotgun sequence:
- the LOC120523526 gene encoding G2/M phase-specific E3 ubiquitin-protein ligase-like, producing the protein MTEQQQRMQVKVLPVLKGVTGTEIILRCMHRSLLKMKIAQQNRSLWKLWNEHTDLQLLFLKPLPMMYFTIGRMIAVSLIHGGPVPQFLSRNLVNYIVGTGEISPSIEDISDPDIYKVLQKIKMACCHNLLRNTIEENGRMLLIAGYFNQVKEVDEREKLVQDYLEWYFFTRNSQYIVRFKDGLSTLNLLEKLKQYPGVFVNCMCFSQSKINAEATENIFKINFSEAGNSWRHEEGRTAVYWADYLLDIEASDKTSTCDPSLEDILMFATGLHAIPPLGLQARPTICFRHDGSLLPVANTCDKILILPIHKTYDNFRFYVSFGILNSPGFGQY; encoded by the exons ATGACGGAGCAGCAGCAAAGGATGCAAGTGAAAGTGCTTCCAGTATTGAAAGGGGTCACTGGTACAG aaattatACTGAGGTGTATGCACCGATCCTTATTGAAGATGAAGATAGCACAACAGAACAGGAGTCTGTGGAAACTGTGGAATG AACATACTGATTTACAGCTCCTTTTTCTGAAGCCCTTGCCAATGATGTACTTTACCATTGGAAGAATGATTGCTGTATCACTTATCCATGGTGGTCCTGTCCCACAGTTTTTATCTCGTAACCTTGTGAATTACATTGTGGGGACTGGTGAGATTTCTCCATCAATTGAAGATATATCAGATCCTGATATTTACAAGGTGCTCCAAAAG ATAAAAATGGCATGCTGTCACAACCTTCTGAGAAATACTATAGAAGAAAATGGCAGAATGCTTCTAATAGCAGGATACTTTAACCAAGTTAAAGAAGTTGATGAAAGAGAGAAACTTGTTCAGGATTATCTGGAATGGTACTTTTTTACAAGAAACAGTCAATATATTGTAAG ATTTAAAGACGGATTATCCACTCTCAATCTACTTGAAAAACTGAAGCAGTATCCAGGTGTATTTGTAAACTGCATGTGCTTTTCTCAAAGTAAGATCAATGCAGAAgccactgaaaatatttttaagataaatTTCAGTGAGGCAGGCAACAGCTGGAGACATGAGGAAGGAAGAACTGCTGTATATTGGGCAGACTACCTCTTGGATATTGAAG CCTCAGATAAAACTTCAACTTGTGATCCTTCATTAGAAGACATTTTAATGTTTGCAACTGGCCTTCATGCTATACCACCATTAGGACTGCAGGCAAGACCAACAATTTGCTTTCGCCATGATGGGTCACTACTGCCAGTGGCCAACACTTGTGACAAAATCTTAATTCTGCCAATCCATAAAACCTATGATAATTTTAGATTTTATGTTAGTTTTGGAATTTTAAATTCACCAGGTTTTGGCCAGTATTAA